ATTCAAAGATAACTGTGCTGTTGTTTTTGGTTCAGACGATCCAGTAGTGGCAGCAAAGGTCATAGTGGAGTATGCCAAGAAGAATAAAAAGTTTGAGGTAAAATTTGCCTCATTAGAGGGTAAGTTTTTAGAATCAGATGCCCTTAAATCTTTGGCAGAACTCCCGAGCAAAGATGAATTGTTGGCTAAATTATTAGGGACAATGAATGCTGTGCCAACAAACTTTGTATGCTTGTTTGCAAATTTACTTAGAAACTTCCTGTATGCTTTAAATGCTATTAAAGATAAGAAAGAGCAGGAAGCTTAAAAGAGCCAAAGCTTTAAAAAACTTAAGGAGGAAATAGAGAATGGCTGAGATTACAAAAGAGCAAGTAATTGAATTTATTTCCAACATGACAGTGTTGGAGCTTGCAGAGTTTATTAAGGAATTAGAAGATAAATTTGGTGTAAGTGCAGCTGCTCCTGTAGCTGCTGTGGCTGCTGTACCTGGTGCAGCTGCTGGTGGTGAGGCTGCTGCTGAGGAAAAAACTGAGTTTGATGTTGTGTTAAAAGAAGTAGGTGGTAACAAAATTGCAGTAATTAAGGCTGTACGTGCCTTAACTAACTTAGGATTAAAGGAAGCTAAAGCTAAAGTTGATGAGCTTCCTTCAGTTATTAAAGAGGGTGTTTCTAAGGAAGAAGCAGAAGAGGCTAAAAAACAGCTTGAAGAAGCTGGTGCCACTGTTGAACTTAAGTAATACTTTATTTGTAAGTTTTTAAATTTTTGTGAGAGATTTTTGTTTAGGGAGCGCAAGGGATATTGCGCTCTCTAAACCTTTTTATTTTTTTGTTCAAGACTAATCTTTGTTGTAACCTACCTAAAATATTAAAAAAATGTGAGGCAAAAATGGTCCGATTGGTAAAAAAGTTTGGAAGAATAAAGTGTGACCTTCCTGTACCACATCTTCTTTCATTACAATTAAAATCCTATGAGGATTTTTTACAAGCCGATGTTCCGCCAGAGGCGAGACAGGAAAAAGGATTAGAAGGTGTTTTCCGTTCTGTTTTTCCTATTGAGGATTTTAATAAGACTGCTACGTTAGAGTTTATTAGTTATGAACTTGGCAAGCCTAAATATGATGTGGAGGAATGTATTGCCAAGGGGCTTACCTATGAAGCTCCATTGAGAATTAAGGTAAGGTTAGTAGTTTATGATGTAGATGAGGAGACAGGTAGTCGAACTATTCGTGATATTAAGGAGCAAGATATATATTTTGGGACCATTCCGTTAATGACTCCGCGAGCTACTTTTATTGTTAATGGGACAGAGAGAGTTATAGTCAACCAATTGCAACGTTCTCCTGGAGTTATTTTTGAGCATGATGGTGGAAAGTCTCATTCTAGCGGTAAGGTTCTTTATAGTTCTCGGATTATACCTATGCGAGGTTCTTGGTTAGACTTTGAGTTTGACCATAAAGATATTTTGTATGTTCGTATTGATCGTAGGCGGAAAATGCCTGCTACTTTGCTTTTAAAAGCTATTGGACTTAGTAAACAGGAAATTTTAGATTATTTTTATGAAAAAGAAACGTTGATTTTTGAAAATGGAAAGGTTTTTAGACTTATAGATAAAACAAAATATCGTAAGGAATTGGCTGTTAGTGATATAGTGGATAAAGACGGTAAGGTTTTAGTGCAAGAAGGAAGACCTATAACTAAAAGAGCTTGGAAGCAGATTGTTGATGCTGGTATTGATAGAATAGAGTTAGATATGAATTTACTCTATACCCAGTTTCTTGCAGAAGACTTAATTGATTCTGAAACAGGAGAAGTTTTGGCTTCAGCTGGTGATGCCTTACATCCTGAAATAGTAGATATTATATTAGAAAAAGGAATCAGAGAAATTAAAGTTTTATATACTACAGGTTTAGAAGTGTCTTCTTCTATTCGAGATACACTTCAATTGGATAAAGTTGAAGATCCTCTGGAAGCCCAGATTGAGATATATAAACGTTTGCGTCCTAGTGCGCCTCCTACACCAGAAATCGCAGCAACTTTCTTTGATAATCTTTTTCGCAACCCAGATTATTATGATTTGTCTCCAGTAGGAAGATATAAACTTAATACTCGTTTAGGTTTGGATTTACCTTTAGATTATAGAACTCTTTCTAATGAAGATATTTTAAGAGTTGTAAAACATCTTTTAACTTTAAAAGATACTCATGCTCCTGGAGATGATATTGATCATCTAGGTAATAGAAGAGTTCGTCCTGTTGGAGAGTTGGTAGAAAACCAGTTTAGAATTGGTTTAGTTCGGATGGAGCGCGCAATTAAGGAAAGGATGAGCTTGCAAGAAGTTGCTACTTTAATGCCTCATGATCTTATTAACCCAAAGCCTGTTAGCGCGGTGCTAAAGGAATTTTTTGGAACTTCCCAGCTTTCTCAGTTTATGGATCAGACGAATCCTCTTTCTGAAATTACGCACAAGAGAAGACTATCTGCTCTTGGTCCTGGAGGTCTTAGCAGAGATAGAGCTGGTTTTGAAGTTAGAGACGTGCATCCTAGTCATTATGGAAGGATTTGTCCTATTGAAACTCCAGAAGGACCTAATATTGGTCTTATAGTTTCTTTAACTACTTATGCTAGAGTAAACGATTTTGGTTTTATAGAGATCCCCTATAAGGTTGTAAAAAATGGTCAAGTTACAGATGAGATAGTTTACTTAGATGCTTTTGCTGAAAAAGGTCATGTGATTGCTCAAGCTAATGCTCCTACAGATGAAAATGGACGTTTTACTCACGATTTAGTTTCTGCTCGAGTTGATGGTGAATTTGCAATGGTCAAGCCAGAAGAAGTTACTTTAATGGATATTTCCCCAAGTCAGATAGTTTCTGTATCTTCTTCTTTGATTCCATTTTTAGAACATGATGATGCGAACCGGGCACTGATGGGCTCTAACATGCAAAGGCAGGCTGTGCCATTGCTCAGGCCAGAGCTTCCTTTGGTGGGAACAGGTATGGAAGGGGTTGTAGCTAGAGATTCTGGTATGTGTCTTTTGGCAGAGGGTGATGGTATTGTCCGTTATGTGGATGCAGAGAGGATTGTTGTGTCTTATGATGATCAATCTTTGTATCCTGAGAGTTGTGGTACAGTAAATTATGAGTTGCAAAAATTTCATAAGTCCAATCAGAATAGTTGTTTTACTCAACGTCCACGTGTGTTGCCTGGTCAAAAGGTGAAAAAAGGCGAAGTGTTAGCAGATGGCCCAGCTATTTTAGAAGGAGAGTTGGCTCTGGGTAAAAATTTATTAGTAGCCTTTATGCCTTGGTGTGGATTTAACTATGAAGATTCTATTTTAATTTCAGAACGAGTAGTTAAGGAAGATGTTTATACTTCGGTCC
Above is a window of Desulfonauticus submarinus DNA encoding:
- the rplJ gene encoding 50S ribosomal protein L10; this encodes MKREQKAKIIQELQEKAEQSAIAIVTDFKGLTVEEMTELRVKLREQSVDYKVVKNTLARIAFEKTQHKELAPRFKDNCAVVFGSDDPVVAAKVIVEYAKKNKKFEVKFASLEGKFLESDALKSLAELPSKDELLAKLLGTMNAVPTNFVCLFANLLRNFLYALNAIKDKKEQEA
- the rplL gene encoding 50S ribosomal protein L7/L12, with the protein product MAEITKEQVIEFISNMTVLELAEFIKELEDKFGVSAAAPVAAVAAVPGAAAGGEAAAEEKTEFDVVLKEVGGNKIAVIKAVRALTNLGLKEAKAKVDELPSVIKEGVSKEEAEEAKKQLEEAGATVELK
- the rpoB gene encoding DNA-directed RNA polymerase subunit beta, which gives rise to MVRLVKKFGRIKCDLPVPHLLSLQLKSYEDFLQADVPPEARQEKGLEGVFRSVFPIEDFNKTATLEFISYELGKPKYDVEECIAKGLTYEAPLRIKVRLVVYDVDEETGSRTIRDIKEQDIYFGTIPLMTPRATFIVNGTERVIVNQLQRSPGVIFEHDGGKSHSSGKVLYSSRIIPMRGSWLDFEFDHKDILYVRIDRRRKMPATLLLKAIGLSKQEILDYFYEKETLIFENGKVFRLIDKTKYRKELAVSDIVDKDGKVLVQEGRPITKRAWKQIVDAGIDRIELDMNLLYTQFLAEDLIDSETGEVLASAGDALHPEIVDIILEKGIREIKVLYTTGLEVSSSIRDTLQLDKVEDPLEAQIEIYKRLRPSAPPTPEIAATFFDNLFRNPDYYDLSPVGRYKLNTRLGLDLPLDYRTLSNEDILRVVKHLLTLKDTHAPGDDIDHLGNRRVRPVGELVENQFRIGLVRMERAIKERMSLQEVATLMPHDLINPKPVSAVLKEFFGTSQLSQFMDQTNPLSEITHKRRLSALGPGGLSRDRAGFEVRDVHPSHYGRICPIETPEGPNIGLIVSLTTYARVNDFGFIEIPYKVVKNGQVTDEIVYLDAFAEKGHVIAQANAPTDENGRFTHDLVSARVDGEFAMVKPEEVTLMDISPSQIVSVSSSLIPFLEHDDANRALMGSNMQRQAVPLLRPELPLVGTGMEGVVARDSGMCLLAEGDGIVRYVDAERIVVSYDDQSLYPESCGTVNYELQKFHKSNQNSCFTQRPRVLPGQKVKKGEVLADGPAILEGELALGKNLLVAFMPWCGFNYEDSILISERVVKEDVYTSVHIEEFEVVARDTKLGPEEITRDIPNVSEEMLKNLDDSGIIRIGAYVKPDDILVGKITPKGETQLTPEERLLRAIFGDKARDVKNTSLKVPPGIEGTVINVRVFNRRSSEKDARSKAIEEMQLAKLDDREAKHIKALTAQVRDRLWEVIKGKRLAVSLKGTKKSEVLAEANKPISREILDKLPVKKLAGVFVSKEVNEDVQDILNAYDNQVRFIKNIYEQKRSKVTEGDDLPPGVLKMVKVYIAVKRKLSVGDKMAGRHGNKGVVSCILPEEDMPFFPDGTPVDIVLNPLGVPSRMNIGQIMETHLGWAAKELGQQLAKMLEDRVDVQVLRKEVKEVFKSEEINNLIDELSDEEFVEAVRNLKDGIICKCPVFDGAKEDEIWEWFAKAKLSDDGKALLYDGRTGEPFANKITVGYMYMLKLHHLVDEKIHARSTGPYSLVTQQPLGGKAQFGGQRLGEMEVWAIEAYGAAYLLQEFLTVKSDDVTGRVKMYEKIVKNDNFLESGLPESFNVLVKELRSLALDVQLILDEKRKKKKTKKRFH